Proteins encoded together in one Coregonus clupeaformis isolate EN_2021a chromosome 30, ASM2061545v1, whole genome shotgun sequence window:
- the LOC121545354 gene encoding 14-3-3 protein beta/alpha-2, translating to MDKNDLVQKAKLAEQAERYDDMAGAMKSVTEQGGELSNEERNLLSVAYKNVVGARRSSWRVISSIEQKTEGNEKKQAMAKEYREKIETELQDICNDVLGLLDKYLIANATAAESKVFYLKMKGDYYRYLSEVAAGDAKKTTVDNSQQAYQDAFDISKKEMQPTHPIRLGLALNFSVFFYEILNNPEKACTLAKTAFDEAIAELDTLNEDSYKDSTLIMQLLRDNLTLWTSENQGDEGETGEGEN from the exons ATGGACAAGAACGACCTGGTACAAAAGGCTAAGCTCGCTGAGCAGGCAGAGCGCTATGATGACATGGCCGGGGCCATGAAGTCTGTGACGGAGCAGGGCGGGGAACTCTCCAACGAGGAGCGCAACCTGCTGTCAGTGGCCTACAAGAACGTGGTGGGGGCACGCCGCTCATCCTGGCGCGTCATCTCCAGCATCGAGCAGAAGACAGAGGGCAACGAGAAGAAGCAGGCCATGGCCAAGGAGTACCGGGAGAAGATTGAGACCGAGCTGCAGGACATCTGCAATGACGTGCTG GGACTTCTTGACAAGTACCTCATTGCCAATGCGACTGCAGCTGAGAGCAAGGTTTTCTACCTGAAAATGAAAGGCGATTATTATAGATACCTGTCTGAGGTAGCAGCTGGAGACGCAAAGAAGA CCACAGTGGATAACTCCCAGCAGGCGTACCAGGATGCTTTCGACATCAGCAAGAAGGAGATGCAGCCCACACACCCCATCAGGCTCGGCCTGGCCCTCAACTTCTCTGTGTTCTTCTATGAAATCCTCAACAACCCAGAGAAGGCCTGTACCCTGGCCAAAACG GCATTTGATGAAGCCATCGCTGAACTCGACACCTTAAACGAGGATTCCTACAAAGACAGCACCTTGATCATGCAACTACTAAGGGACAACCTGACT CTGTGGACATCGGAAAACCAGGGAGACGAGGGAGAGACCGGAGAAGGGGAAAACTAA